The Falco naumanni isolate bFalNau1 chromosome 1, bFalNau1.pat, whole genome shotgun sequence genome window below encodes:
- the LOC121097722 gene encoding argininosuccinate lyase-like yields the protein MAAEGDKLWGGRFSGSTDPVMEMLNASISYDQRLSEVDIQGSMAYAKALEKAGILSKTELEKILSGLEKISEEWSKGVFVVTQTDEDIHTANERRLKELIGDIAGKLHTGRSRNDQVVTDLKLFMKNSLSVISTHLLQLIKTLVERAAIEIDVILPGYTHLQKAQPIRWSQFLLSHAVALTRDSERLGEMKKRINVLPLGSGALAGNPLEIDRELLRSELDFASISLNSMDAVSERDFVVEFLSVATLLMIHLSKMAEDLIIYSTSEFGFLTLSDAYSTGSSLMPQKKNPDSLELIRSKAGRVFGRLAAILMVLKGLPSTYNKDLQEDKEAVFDVVDTLNAVLQVATGVISTLQINKENMEKALSPDMLATDLALYLVRKGMPFRQAHVASGKAVHLAESKGMTINNLTLDDLKSISPLFGSDVAQVFNVVNSVEQYTAMGGTAKSSVTAQIEQLRELLKRLKEQA from the exons ATGGCAGCCGAG GGGGATAAACTTTGGGGAGGAAGATTCAGTGGAAGCACAGATCCAGTCATGGAGATGCTCAATGCTTCCATTAGCTATGATCAGAGACTGTCTGAAGTTGATATCCAGGGGAGCATGGCTTATGCCAAAGCCTTGGAGAAGGCTGGGATCCTATCTAAAACTGAGCTGGAGAAGATCCTGAGTGGCCtggaaaag ATCTCTGAGGAATGGTCGAAAGGAGTCTTTGTGGTGACCCAAACCGATGAGGATATCCACACTGCCAACGAACGCAGACTAAAG GAGCTGATCGGAGACATAGCTGGAAAGCTGCACACTGGAAGAAGCAGGAATGATCAG GTTGTGACTGACTTGAAGCTCTTCATGAAGAATTCCCTCTCTGTCATCTCCACTCACCTCCTGCAACTCATTAAGACCCTGGTGGAACGCGCTGCCAT AGAAATTGATGTTATCTTGCCTGGCTACACCCACCTGCAGAAAGCTCAGCCCATCAGATGGAGCCAGTTCTTGCTCAG CCATGCTGTTGCTCTGACCCGTGATTCTGAGCGCCTGGGAGAGATGAAGAAGAGGATCAATGTCTTGCCTTTGGGAAG CGGTGCTCTGGCTGGCAACCCACTGGAAATTGATAGAGAACTTCTGCGTAGTG AGCTGGACTTTGCTTCCATCAGCCTGAACAGCATGGACGCTGTTAGCGAGAGAGACTTTGTGG TGGAATTCCTCTCTGTTGCCACCCTGCTGATGATCCACCTTAGCAAGATGGCTGAAGATCTCATCATTTACAGTACCAGCGAGTTTGGCTTTCTGACCCTCTCTGATGCTTATAG cactggcagcagcctgaTGCCTCAGAAGAAGAATCCTGATAGCCTGGAACTGATCCGCAGCAAAGCTGGACGAGTGTTTGGACGG TTGGCTGCTATTCTCATGGTCCTCAAAGGACTTCCAAGCACCTACAACAAGGATCTGCAG GAGGACAAGGAGGCTGTCTTTGATGTTGTGGACACCCTGAATGCTGTGCTCCAGGTTGCCACGGGAGTGATTTCTACCCTGCAG ATCAACAAGGAGAACATGGAGAAGGCACTGAGCCCTGACATGCTCGCTACTGACCTGGCGCTCTACTTGGTTCGTAAAGGA ATGCCATTCAGACAAGCCCACGTTGCCTCTGGGAAGGCCGTCCACCTCGCCGAGTCTAAAGGCATGACCATCAATAATCTCACTCTGGATGACCTGAAGAGCATCAG ccccctgtttGGCAGCGACGTCGCCCAGGTCTTCAACGTAGTCAACAGTGTGGAGCAGTACACGGCCATGGGTGGTACCGCCAAGAGCAGCGTGACTGCCCAGATcgagcagctgagggagctgctgAAGAGGCTGAAGGAACAAGCTTAG
- the LOC121097726 gene encoding argininosuccinate lyase: MAAEGDKMLGGRFVGSTDPVMEMLSASITYDQRLSEVDIQGSMAYAKALEKAGILSKTELEKILSGLEKISEEWSKGVFVVTQTDEDIHTANERRLKELIGDIAGKLHTGRSRNDQVVTDLKLFMKNSLSVISTHLLQLIKTLVERAAIEIDVILPGYTHLQKAQPIRWSQFLLSHAVALTRDSERLGEMKKRINVLPLGSGALAGNPLEIDRELLRSELDFASISLNSMDAVSERDFVVEFLSVATLLMIHLSKMAEDLIIYSTSEFGFLTLSDAYSTGSSLMPQKKNPDSLELIRSKAGRVFGRLAAILMVLKGLPSTYNKDLQEDKEAVFDVVDTLNAVLQVATGVISTLQINKENMEKALSPEILSSDLALYLVHKGMPFRQAHVASGKAVHLAESKGMTINNLTLDDLKSISPLFGSDVAQVFNVVNSVEQYTAMGGTAKSSVTAQIEQLRELLKRLKEQA, translated from the exons ATGGCAGCCGAG GGGGATAAAATGCTGGGAGGAAGGTTTGTCGGAAGCACAGATCCAGTCATGGAGATGCTCAGCGCTTCCATTACCTATGATCAGAGACTGTCTGAAGTTGATATCCAGGGGAGCATGGCTTATGCCAAAGCCTTGGAGAAGGCTGGGATCCTATCTAAAACTGAGCTGGAGAAGATCCTGAGTGGCCtggaaaag ATCTCTGAGGAATGGTCGAAAGGAGTCTTTGTGGTGACCCAAACCGATGAGGATATCCACACTGCCAACGAACGCAGACTAAAG GAGCTGATCGGAGACATAGCTGGAAAGCTGCACACTGGAAGAAGCAGGAATGATCAG GTTGTGACTGACTTGAAGCTCTTCATGAAGAATTCCCTCTCTGTCATCTCCACTCACCTCCTGCAACTCATTAAGACCCTGGTGGAACGCGCTGCCAT AGAAATTGATGTTATCTTGCCTGGCTACACCCACCTGCAGAAAGCTCAGCCCATCAGATGGAGCCAGTTCTTGCTCAG CCATGCTGTTGCTCTGACCCGTGATTCTGAGCGCCTGGGAGAGATGAAGAAGAGGATCAATGTCTTGCCTTTGGGAAG CGGTGCTCTGGCTGGCAACCCACTGGAAATTGATAGAGAACTTCTGCGTAGTG AGCTGGACTTTGCTTCCATCAGCCTGAACAGCATGGACGCTGTTAGCGAGAGAGACTTTGTGG TGGAATTCCTCTCTGTTGCCACCCTGCTGATGATCCACCTTAGCAAGATGGCTGAAGATCTCATCATTTACAGTACCAGCGAGTTTGGCTTTCTGACCCTCTCTGATGCTTATAG cactggcagcagcctgaTGCCTCAGAAGAAGAATCCTGATAGCCTGGAACTGATCCGCAGCAAAGCTGGACGAGTGTTTGGACGG TTGGCTGCTATTCTCATGGTCCTCAAAGGACTTCCAAGCACCTACAACAAGGATCTGCAG GAGGACAAGGAGGCTGTCTTTGATGTTGTGGACACCCTGAATGCTGTGCTCCAGGTTGCCACGGGAGTGATTTCTACCCTGCAG ATCAACAAGGAGAACATGGAGAAGGCACTGAGCCCTGAGATCCTGTCATCAGATCTGGCACTCTACTTGGTACATAAAGGA ATGCCATTCAGACAAGCCCACGTTGCCTCTGGGAAGGCCGTCCACCTCGCCGAGTCTAAAGGCATGACCATCAATAATCTCACTCTGGATGACCTGAAGAGCATCAG ccccctgtttGGCAGCGACGTCGCCCAGGTCTTCAACGTAGTCAACAGTGTGGAGCAGTACACGGCCATGGGTGGTACCGCCAAGAGCAGCGTGACTGCCCAGATcgagcagctgagggagctgctgAAGAGGCTGAAGGAACAAGCTTAG